The Juglans regia cultivar Chandler chromosome 16, Walnut 2.0, whole genome shotgun sequence nucleotide sequence GCCCTAGACCTCTTATACCATtcattttatggattttatataaaaataaatcaatagattgatatgattttatatgatatgttagacttattttataataaaaataattttacaatctaacatattatatcaagtcacgttagtttgtaagtttaattttataaaatctttttgtgactaaaatatttattattttaaatcaagAATATATGGAGTTATATTCCTAAAACCTCATTTATGTGTCTGCATGCGCACTAAAccttcttattttcttgtttccccATTTTTTCTGTCCTTTCTTTCTTACTAGGATAAATCTACATGTCCTTTAAGGGTGAGCACCGACTTAATCGAAGTTGGAATACCCCCAAATGTGATATTATTTTCCGTGTTTGGATTATTCCTAAATGATTTGGCATGTATTAAGTCCTGGATCCAAATTCTTCATTATGGGATGGTGGTAGAAGCCACAACTCAAAGGGAAAACCTTCAAAACGTTCGGGTGTGTATTTCTCATTTACACCTTACCAGTAAAAATCCAACACAtagtatatttatcatatttatggTGGATGCGCATCCAGTTAAAcccctctcccttctctctttccagtaccttcttcatcttcattttcatcttcctcctcttcctcgtTTTCTTTCTCTACCAACCAACCTTTTGCTGGAGCAGATCTACAGTGCATAAGCAACAGAGCATTTGGCGGAGGAGCAGCAGATGCAACAATAGATTCATCATCAGTGATTTTCTCCCTTTctcctttcctctctctcctcaaagcACTCAAAGCAACTGCTATTTTcgccctttttctttttaaataccTAAAACCAGTATTGCTCAATATCCATTTTTATGAAATACTGATAATCTGAACTATGAAAGCTTAAatcaagaaacaaacaaatggCAATTACTTCTATACGAAACTAGAAAATTCAACCCATATTCCATCCACCAAccttaataaacaaaaagaatttggcttcaaaatatgacataaatttaGCTGATAAAAAGAAGTAACTGCATAATTCAGTCATACTCAATCTGGCATTGTACACAACCTGAGAGCTCATGTATTGTTGGGTACATGGAAACCCCAACCCTAGCCCCCATGGATTTCGGTGGAAAATTTGACTTCAAATGAAAATACCCTCACCTCTTGTCAATGCCCACAGCTCTTTCGGTCGAGTTTGAGAGGAGCAACAATCAGAGATTTGATGAAAGGGAGAGCATGCcaaggggagggagggagggggagaaagatggagagagagagcgacGAAGGGTGGAGGTAAATTagatctgtaaaaaaaaataattacctgTGCATGAGTCTATGTTATAATTTACTACACTTATTACGTGGCAAATTATGATTTGTTTGGTATAAATTGACACTAGTCACCGACCGGTCTGAAGTTGCACTCCAACTCAAACTTAACTTGAGAGGCACCTGCAACATCctatcatctaatctcattcaATCCGATTTCTATcaaatatagtattaaattcataataaaaatagttttacaatataatatattatacatgttacgttaatttataaatttatttttatgagatttctatgtaactaaaatatttatgtagtaTAAATATGATCACTTCCAGTAGAAAAACCAATTTCAATGAACCCTCGTGcccttcttttaaaaaaagtatccAACCTATTTATCAACTTTGCAAGaactaaggaaaatgatacttggcCTTTCAAAATTACCGCtccaatattttaatttgttttagtggttaagaaaataattattagtaaaattgtgtattttttttaataattaaaagtatttaagaaataataaaaacaaatcaaacacgCACTGCTGGGCGGCCCTCGCATTTTCCATGAACTAAACCTCTAGCCATTCCCATCATCAACGACACCGTTTATGATAAACTATTAAACCTATGCCCCTCCCTCTTTTCCGCCTACTGGTTGGTTAAGGGGCCGAGCAACTATAGCAATGGCCATGAAAATGGCGGCGATGCTTCGGAGCGCCGGGGGTAACATAGGGTGCACGTTAGGGCTTCGGAGGTTGAGCCACATCATGGCTTTTCCTCCGCCGCTGGATGGGATCGTCGACCGTGGGGTCACATCTCAACCGTTCGTTTTGCCGGAGTTCGATCGGGACCGAGACGACGacgacaacaacaacaacagtaTCGGGTTCGAGTTCCCAAATTTTACTTACGCTGGATCTATGGAGCTGATGGCTGTCCCTAAGAGGAAGGTATCTTCTTACTTACAGTTATCAGCATCACTacattttcttctccttcgAGTCCTTTCTTTGGAATTCCGTATGTTTCTGTTTGGAGTTTAGGGTGTTAGAATTGAAGACGGGTTTTGGGTagtactattttctttttaataataaactcccTTTTTCATTCAATTCATCTTTGGACTGAGGATGGAGTTTCGGATGGATTAATTTGGGTTCAGCAATCTGAGCGACTACTTTCTGACTGAATGATTTGACTATGAATTGTCTATTTGTCGTCCCTATCCCTCTCATCGGTTATTGAGTGTTATGATCACGAGGGTTAAAGCTCTAACGAAATTAGTATCCAACCTTCTGGATGTCTTTAACATTGAGGTTCAGTTTCCAATCGGGTATGTCTTCGATGTGTTTTAACTTTAAAGAGCTACAATTATATTATGTGGCGATTCAGGCAATAACTTATATATGTTGTTCATAATTATGACAAGCTTTCGATTAGGTGTTTTGctaatcttcaaattttattgtgttttcttTCTACATTAATGTGCTTTAatagtgcattttttttttcaatatagaAGAATTTTGCTGATAGTGTGTTTTGTTTCTGAGTATTTGGGGAAGTATTGACCATTATGTCTTTGTTTTTAGTATTTGTAATATTTGCTAACAGAAATATCTTGGCAAtggcaattttttttatggctACATTCAATTTCGCTTGTGCAATATGTTCTGCACGAGTGGCATTTGATTCATCAGTCTCTTTCTACAACTTTGTGTGCATTGGAGTAAGGACtaccaataattttctttgaaGCGAAGACTATTCATGATACTTTCTCTGAACAATTATATGATTCTAATTTGCCTGTTGAATTTGTCCTTTCACAATTTTCATGTTCTTGGGTTCCAATTCATGATTGGTAGGTTTTTGTGCTTGACTAGTTTGAGGTATCACTTCCTTTAATGCTAGTGTTCACTGCGTTAGTTTGCATATAGAGATTTTTATGCAAGGaatgcttcttcttttttgtgtgTATGAACACGATGTGTAAAAGGCTTTGTATATTATGCAGGTTTCTCCCCATAAGAGAGGCATAAGAAATGGACCAAAGGCCTTGAAACCTATTCCTGTGATAATACGGTGCAAGTAAGTATTTTATGTTGATTAACTTTGGTGAATATTTGTGTCATATTTGGATAAATATTAGGTTTGCTTGCCTTTCTGCTTGAACAAATGTATCTTCTTGGGAATTGCCTTCTGGCTGCAGTTTCAAGTTTTTGTCATAATTTAGAGCTATGGCACAGCAGTTAGTCTCTCCCTCAGGTCCTGTTATGCTTACATTAAGGagctttttttttatggttagaTAAGATTAAATTAAGGAACATTCTTGGCTTTGTCGTCCATTTTTTAGCCTCATATGGTTTGTCTTTGAACTTGAGAAGCCTCAACGTGAGTAAATGAATTATTAACTTTTATCCAGATTAAGTTTGCAGCACTACAGTGAGCTGACAAAGCATTTGGTTAGTAAGGTTTTTCTGTATGTTAGAATAGAGAGGCAGAGACATGGTGTTCACAACAAAACAGAGAGGGGTCATTGATTATAAAGAAGAAGGAAATCAGCTCAAGCTAATCATTTCTTGAAAGCCTTCGCCTTTATTtacatgaatttgaaaatatgtaatATGGACAGACTTGGTGCACCACCCTTTTCCTTTATTTACATAAGCAATAGATCTAATATGACATTAACAGTAGAAGTTTCGTAGGTGCTTATGTAAATCCGCCACCTGATGCTTGTCTTGGACCAACACTTACTGACaaattaaataagtaaatataaactTAGCTTGATATTTAATAAGTATGTTTGTATTGACgatccatcttttttttttcccaatttataATGCTCCGTCGCAGGGGCTGTGGTCGGGTCAAGCTGCCCCACTTCTACTGTTGCAGTGGAAATAGAGGAAGTGTTGATGAGCAAAATGATGCAACCAGATGATCAAATTCTTAGCCAGTGTTTTAACCTTTTCCAGTTTCCAACATACATTCATGGAGTGGTTGGATTTTTATACTTCTTTCTCGTAGGAATGCAGATTACATTGAGccggttcttttttttttcccgtctAAATGTTTTTATTATCCTGAGAACCTCATCCGGTGAAATATGGGTATGTGGATAATTCAATGCGTTGTGATAGAGACAAccttttttgcaatttttttttttaatttttaaatagagggcatttttatataatttggttGCCCTCCAAATGTGCCCTCTAAAAGTGCTCCCAgtgtgtgaatatatatatatatatatatatatatatatattttttttaaatatttaaaaagagaaaagatatttacaattgtgaattgtgcaacttctgagtaatcgttttaaaaaaagtgaataaaatattagacttacatgaaaaaaattaattttttaatagtcgactttacttttttcaaagtaattatgcagtgtttacgcattttatcattgtatataaaattactcatttaaaaatgtACTAGGGGCACTTTTGGGGACACATTTGGATGGCAACCTAACATCACCGTTTCCTCTATCACATTTTAATACAACCACTTTTGAAGGGGTATAGGACTTTTGgttaagatgatatgaaatgagatgatataaaaaatctataaatagtagtaagataatttataaatagtaatgaattgatttgaattaagatgttttatggggttttggaaaattagaaaaaaaattaaattaaaatattattagaatattattttttaatatcatttttgttttgaaatttgaaaattttaaattattttttatattttgtttagaagtttggaaaaattgtagtgattagataatgattagatgaaaattttaaaaatttaaaattgaaaagtgtatgtatttaaatgttaagatgagatgagatggaatgagatgagttgagatcatctgtaaaaccaaatgaggccttaatattttctatcaaaaactTTGTAGTAATCATAAATTGTTTGGCTTCTTTTGGCTCCATTCCAACTATTATATCAAATGAGTTAAATTTATTCTTACTATTTTCACGTTGTGAACTTACCAACTTGTATGAATTGATCATCAATATACAATGTAGCTTGACGATAAATTCAAATTTGCCTCTAGGAAAATTAAGCCAACATAGCTTGAACATTTAGCTTTAGATTAAAAAGTgacttcaactcattttatcattataatttttttaaaatttcatataaaatataataaataatttaatttttttaaatctaaaaataatgatactattaaaaaataatattataataatttttaatttaatttttaactttttaactttttcaaatttttatataaaatataataaataatttaatttttttaatatattttatttaatttttatctaaaaccatttcattttcatcttactatccaaacgttTTTAATTACGTTTTGTTTACTACCCAGTTCACGTGCATTTCAATATCAGTTGAGATTAAAACTACAAGCAGACTCATTTCCCCTTCGCGCCGACCCAACCCGACGCTCTCCCCACCGCGCCCGAGCTCTTCCCTCCGCACCCAAAAGCGACGAACGACAAAGCCAAAGATTTGGAGCACcaagggaagaaaaaataaatttttattaattgggACTTGGATTAGGAATTCCAAAGCCTAGGTCCAATTCCTCTTATTTAGCTCTGAATCTAGGAGCCTTGCCTACCAAAGAGCTAAGGTCTGAACattgaaattgttttttgaaTTGGGTCAGGTGTCGCAAAATCAACCGGGTAAAATGGGTTTGCATCCAAGTGGTTGATTTCTTAAATCGAGGATTTAGAAAAACTGATCAAGGTCTCAGGACATGAAGGAATCAGGATCGTGTTTGAGTCAAGTGGGTCAGAATCGGAAGAATGGGTCAAGTGGGGAGTTGCGAAAGACATTGATTGCTTCTTCACCtccctagagagagagagagagagagagagagagagagagggctttgGGCGCATAGGAGAGAGCTCAAAGACAAGACGTGCTCCTCAAGAGTGCAGAAGgcagaaaataagaaaaacccACGTAGGCACTATGTAGTAGAGAAGTAGGGTAAGATCTAGATTCAGCATTTTCCtaaattattattcttaataaaataatattttttaaatatttaaaaatatcaaattaaaataaaagtcaaacttaaattttaaaatatatattattttaattcataattgtaaataaattgttAAGGAGGTAAGTCTATCATTTTTGTTACCTTTTAACAGATGTAGCTTTCGAAGTAAGCCAAGCAGATACGTGGCAGCAGCAGCAACGTTTCGGAAAACCCGTTCAACCAATAACCGTTTCgcctaatataaatatatattctttttcaa carries:
- the LOC109022084 gene encoding uncharacterized protein LOC109022084, with translation MAMKMAAMLRSAGGNIGCTLGLRRLSHIMAFPPPLDGIVDRGVTSQPFVLPEFDRDRDDDDNNNNSIGFEFPNFTYAGSMELMAVPKRKVSPHKRGIRNGPKALKPIPVIIRCKGCGRVKLPHFYCCSGNRGSVDEQNDATR